The genomic DNA aaatggggaaaaaatcaacaacaatcCCCTCTTTTAGGGACTTACCAGAAAGTTCATATTTCAGAAGATAACCTTTTCCTTTCAGCTGCAAATACAGACAGACAAATAGAAAGTGTGAAATCAACTCCTTTTAATTTGGAGAGTTCCTTTTCACTTTGTAAAATACAGAATTGAAATGAAAATACAGAATGAAAATACAGAATGtaaaatgaaaaacagcaagaCTGATTCTCTGCATTTAATTCAACAACGAACAACCAGGAAAAGTTACCAGGTATCTGTTTGGTTTTTTAACATTAGTGACATATTTAAGAAGCTTCTTATATGTTTATGATGATCCTCTATGATGTTTTGTACATACGACTTCCTGAAGGAAAGCAACAAATCATGTTTTTACCTTGAAAAAGCTTTCATGTAGATGATAAGCTTCATTGATATTTGGTGTTCAATTCCTTTGCCCGACGATGGCCTCCATAATGTAATGATGTCAATATTTCTTAGGAGACCTTTGAAATTTGTTTTCTAGAAAAGTTGGATGGTTTTCCTGAGTTGTATTCAAGATATCCTTTTTCCCCTAGACAAGACGGCTGAAGAGTCACCACTGAAAAAGATtgcatctttagagaatgaatGCACTTAACTTGGAGAATTCCCTTTCAGTCTGCAAAATATCACAGCAACTAACATCTCACAGCTAAAATATCATCCATGTTCTCAGACACTTGATTATAAGTGACCAAATACCTGTTTCCTTTAGCAGCGTATTTcaaatctttttcctttttccttccttcctacagaCTCAGCTCCATGATGGGAATATTCATTTAGGATGCTTTACACTCCTTTTTTGAAGCAATACGTTGTGTATCTTATATTACTCCAGATTATTTATTAGGAGCTGATTGCTCTCTTAATTGTGTTTATCCTTTGCAGtagatttctttctcctttttaaactAAGCTAATCCCTGCAAATAAAAATGGTCTGGTCAAATTCCATGTTCTTCTAAGTTTATTGCAGATGAAAATTTACCTGAAAgatgtatctttctctctctctcttcatagaACAGAAGGATCCCACTTCTTCTTAACCTGAAAATTTCCTTTCTGATCTACAAAGAGGTCATTTATAAAAAAGACTGTGTAACCCTTTAACCTTAATAAATATTTCCCAGTGCCAGGCACCAAATGGCTGTCAAGTGAAGAAAAATATGAGAGGTTCTTTTCCCAATAAAGGGACTTACCTCTTGTTAGACTTACCAAAATATTGGAGATGTTCCTTGTAAATCTtgttcacatttctctttttgagGGAAGGTTTTATACCTCTTTTGGCACATATTTGTGCTTTACTTAACATTGACAAAAACTTGAATGTTCTTTCTCCTAGTTAAATGTTATTTAGAGAGCCAGACAAAACAGAGTATCCGGAACTACAAATACCACAATGTCTGTCACATCTGCTAGGCTGTTATGTTTAAATCTCTCTGGAGTATATCACTTTTTGTTCTAGAACTATGTCTCTTAAATCTCACCTGACCTCCTTGATATAGTATTGTGTAGTTTAAAGAAGCAGAACTTCTTTCCTCTTCCAATTTATTCTTCATATCATTTAGCTTTCGTCCTTCCGTCAATGTTAATATATGGTCCACtgacttttcttttgtttcagttcacCTGATATTAGATAAATAACATGTGAAATGGAGAGAGCATACAAGTGTAGCTGAGGTCTTTAtatcttgtatttatttatttgcttccttcTCACCTACACATATCAATGATCTTTGAAAACATACCTTGATTTGGAAGGTGTTACTGCTGCATCTTATAAAACAAAGgtgtttgcagttctttttaaatttgaaaatgtcCTTTTAAATCTGCAGAGAGGTAATTTAGAAAATGGTGAACTAAAATGTTAACCATGGAAAATATTTCCTCATAATCAGGTTGAAGAAGCTGTTAAGAAAGGGGTTAACAAGCACCAAGAAcctgctctttttccaggacctgctcTGTAGGGACTTACCAGAAACTCAATACTCACCGGAAATACTCTTTCTCTTCTAGAATATATTTGTTCTTTATTGTGCTTTATATATCATATCCCTTAAGACCATGGGAAATCTCATCCTTTTTCTAGACAAAGGTTATTTGGAGACCCAGGCAACCTAAAAAATAGAGGCTGACAACTGGAGATACCCCCCTCACCTGTTGGCTTCCTTTGCGCCCGTCTCCTTCGGAATCTACAGCTGTTCGTTCTAGAACTGAGCTGCCAGCCTTGCCTTTTGTTCTGCGTGTTTTAGAAGGAGCAGGGCTTCTTTGGTTATTCCACATTGGTTACACCATTTTGCCTCCATCTTCTGAGTAGCGGAGGCACATTAAATAACATCGCATTCCTAGCTTTGGCTATTCTTACCTCCCCAATATCCTTGATTtcagacaaagaaaagaaatatatagaaGGTTCACTTGGCTAGATGAAGTTTTGATGGGGACATGGATGGTTGGTTTTGGTTGTATGTCCCTCCCCCCATCCCGTCCCCCTTTTTGGTATCTAACACAAATGTACACAGTAGCTTctcttattttgtgctgaatctCCTCCTCTTTTAACAGAAAAGTGGCTCCCAAGAAATGTCAAGTGTCTCCCCTGAaagctcccttcctccttccccttgctTTCTACTAAGCTTGGTGCATCACTGAAACCTTTATGAGTGTGTCACAGCAGAAACATCACAAATTTCATCACAATCACGATGTACAAATGGCAAAGTGTAAGGGCTAGGGAGACTAAGcataagttatttatttatttaattaatatcctgccttttcctaaTATGGGACCCAAATGGCTTCCaatatgttaaaacaaaacagctaaaacaatatacaggttgagtctaccATATCTAGAAAtcctaaatattccaaaaccccaaacctttTCATGTATGGCTAAGATAAATacacttttgctttctaatgACTCAGTAAACAAACTTGTTCATACGCAAATTTATTTGTAATACTGTATCAGAGTACCTCTGGGCTACTTGTGtagggtgtatatgaaacataagtcgATTTTATGTGTAGACTTTGGtcacatctccaagatagctcattatttacatatatgcaaatacaggtgttcCAGAAtccaaacaaaatccaaaattcaagtCATCCCTGGTCCAaagcatttaggataagggagactcagcctgtagagtacaaaggtttaaaaactgttaaacaatgaatagaattaaaatattaaataatttttaaaaatttgacacacttttaaaaatatagcacCCCCATTGAATATGCCTCTGTCTTGATGTGTTAAAAGCTGAAGgtctgtttaaatttttttaaaagtgttgctctgtcagcagaaagagagcagagaggggccAAGGGAGCAGCTCTTAGGAGGGAGCTCCATggcttaggagcagccaccaagaaagctctttgttgaccaaccatggaataatgagGCCAGACACAGCATTTGTAGTTAAACAAGGGCCATCTTTATTGACCTAAAACCTCATTAAATGTTTGAGATCTGAGCAAATGAAGTGGGAAGGAACCTGGTGCGGGTTTAGCTGAGATCAAAACTGCAGatcaaaactcagcccaaaatgtaggacatttaagaaaaatggaggaccataAAACACTAGATTGGTGATGCTCaaccagatgtttttgactgcaACTCTCAAAAGTCCCAACCAATGGCCAGGGATTCTCAGAACTgagatccaaaacatttggaggaataaaggttgagaatcactacATTAGGTGCTCCCTGAACCTGCAGAACTTATACTTTTCCATCTCAAATCTTTTAGATCTGGATCCAGAATAACCACTTAGAATCGaagtaaaaataaagaacagaCAGGACtggattggagcgcagctttggtgcataataggatttatttatatgcctgccaatcactgggaatccgggcggcttacaacagaggggataatagacgtgTGTCatttaagatgcgtgtgtcatttaaacagcatacctctaaagtgacccgaagcagctttattttggactgtctgtacgGGCCTTTAGTCAGCACAAGACTTGCTCAGTCAGTACTCATATTACTTCTTTCTTCACAATTCTTTGCCTCCAGCTTATTAAAGACATAGGAGGATCAAAATACATTCCAAGGAAAGTTGCTGGAGAAGTCTCTGGAGAAAAGTATAAACTTTAGGTAGGTTCAGCCTAAAGAGCCATTGATGCCACTGTTCTGTATTTTAGAACATTGATATTCGTGCAAGCACTCAGTTATTTTCGCAAGAAGTATATCAGTCACTAGTGTCCACATACATCACAAAGGAACATATACTGttcttgttgtctgccttcaagtcatttccaacttctgacaACCAtattgtgtggttttcttggcaaaatttatttagaagaagtttaccattgccttcctgaggctgagagagtgtgacttcataAACACTACTGGAAAAAATGCATAGGTTGACTATTCGTTCCTATAACCTGAATTCCTTTCAACTTTCTCTATAACTTTCCCCATTCTACATAAGCTGGTGCTTATAGTGAAGCAGAGGGGGGACAGAGGGAGTGGAAGGGACCCTGAATCCACATGACTGTCAGTATCACAAATGCCCTAGCACTGAATGCATCTCATTTTGTACCCAGGGACTAATGTGACTGGGAGATCATTGACAGATTTccctatcaatgaaaagggatgcacTCACTGTGTTTCAGGAACACAGCACTATGGGTCAGAGGcatcattgtgtgataagtatagtcaaagccacttttttttctGGCTGTAATCATGATTTAGAAGCCCCATGTAATAATCTTGTTGGTCTCTAACAAAAAAAACCAGATGTATAtacaactatctatctatctatctatctatctatatacacacacatacatatactgtactcaGAGGAATACATGGGGAGCATACTCAAATCCTCTCCCATCTCAACTCATCACTAGtccagctttggcacagctcctggcctcttaagatgcatgtgtcatttaaatagcatacctccaaagtgacctgaagcagctttattttggcctgtctgttcaggcccatggGCGCTATAAATACCTCCCTATAGGgcgccccgtcacatgctaggggttggccgagggcgcaccgtccatattggcctcacccctagcacatgacggggcgtcaaaatggcggtgccctgtacacacgggtgctgccattttgacatgatggacacttagcgtctgcatggCCCGGCgtgtgcgccattggcgcattgcggtgTCACAAACGCGCTGCAttaagaacccgctttttaagggttctttttgctctgcagggaagctCCGTGGTCTGGAGACTGTggcttccccacggagcaaaccagggtggcgggagaccgccttttttgggcagtctgtatcccgccatagtcatTTATACAGATGTTGAACAACAATGAGGCTCAGGAGGGAGCCCTGAGGGACTCCATTAATCACTTCTCTTTGGGTTCGGTCAGGCAACCTAGATAGACTCTTTATAGTCTCAGTAACATTGGAAGACCTACCTAACACCTCTCCTGACTTAACttccagtggtgtcaaactgggttatttctgcagtgtggatgcagccacagactgTGAAGGCAATAGTATGCATTGCAGCCGGGCCacagtgaagaaataataatccagtttgagactgcttcaactgcctggctcagtactcccaaactttggaatgGCCTATCAAAAGAGATCTGAAATATTAATAATCTTGACAGttttaagaaggctgtcaagacagatctcttctgacaggtctTTCATGATTAACCCACTTGATCTCTTGAATATGGATTGTTGTGTAGAACACCCCAAAAACGACCcatctcttcttcatttttttgATTATTTGTTGTCTGATTGTTCTAATTAATAAAACGGCCAGTtcaatcttaggctgcatcaacagaagtatagtgtctagatcaagagaagtaatagtgtcactctattcagttctgggcaccacattcaaaaaggacattgaaaaactggagcgtgtccaaaggagggagactaaaatggtgaagggtcaggaaaccatgccctatgaggaacgactcagggagctggggatgtttagcctggagaagagaaggttaagagatgatatgatagccctgtttaaatacttgaagggatgtcatattgaggagggagcaagcttgttttctgctgctccagagaataggacccaatggagcaatggatgcaaactgcatgaaaagagattccacctgaacattaggaggaacttcctgacagtaagggctgttcaacagtctaacaaactccctcagagggtagtagagtctccttctttggaggtctttaaacagaggctggatggccatctatcaatggggatgctttgattgtgagtccctgcctggcagaagggggttggactggatcagggcccttcttggggtctcttccaactctatgatcccatGTTTCTATAGTTTTATGgtatggtgggagggagggagggagggaatattgGGATCTATTTTTATAACTGTAAGCCACATCGACCCAGTGGGGAGGCGGggtaaaataaacttatttatttatttgtttattatttttatcattaggggatcctgagaattatagtttgttgtggcaccagagctctctgacagacaaggctaaatgtctcacaaaactaaagttcccagaattccctagcattgagtcagagcagttaaagcggtctaaaACTCGATGATtcctgcagtgcgttttggattCTTAATCTTAACTTTCACTATACAGATATGAACCCGGAAACTCcccatcctttttctctctcctcctctactTTTTCCTATCTCTGTGTTGAGGGTCGAAGAACTTTTTCTGGTGCCGCGCGGCCGGCTTTTCCCTCGGTGACCGGAAGGGGCGGGGCGAGTGCTTCAGACGGCGTCTCTTTGCCCTTCAAGATGGCGTCGTCCTCGGGGCACGAATATCGCCCGGCGCCGTTGGCCTCGTTGCCGCCGCAGCTGGACCCGGCCCAGTACGACGTCTCGCCGGAACAGCGCCGCGCCGAGGCCGAGCGCCTGGCCCTCCGCGCCCGCCTGAAGCGCCACTACCTCCTCCAGCTCAACGACCCCCGCCGGACCCAGCTGATCGTGAGTGGTGGGCCTTTTAAGTCCCCGGATGTAGgggttttggactccaactcccagaagccattgccatcttggccaacgggcagggattctgggagctgaagtccaagacaccTGGAGGGCTGTTACGTTACGTGATCCCCAGGCATTTactcctccaggtattttggacttcagctcccaggatggCTGTCCATTGACCAAGCTggcaagggcttctgggagttggagtccaaaatacTTGTTTGGGGATGTCTGGTTTAAAATATTATGCCCAATAGGAGGCAGTACTTGGGCCAGGCACGTCCTGCATTTcagccaggaggaattcccaaatgtcctccattttgagcaggacaaaGAAGCAGGAGTTCAGTTTTATGTAAgtgctttttagcttttatttgggaattgtccccatttttcttgaaggtcctgcattttttgtggtgcctagtcctcctttgcagtgaggaggacatctggtcagcctgCCAGTGGCGGGTGGGAGTGACAccgcaagtaaataaataaaccatatgaagtGAATGTATATTTGCattagtgttttgagctttttatttggtcatgtcttaCGTTTCTCTTGAAGGTCCTCCAATTTGCagtgcctcgtcctcctcccTGGTGGTCATTGGGACCCCTGGACTTTCAGGGTCCTTAGTCCTCCTCTGGGCCTTcaggccaaactacaaatcccaggactccccGAGAGACAGCCAGAGCCCTTGCAGGGGAGCCAGAGGGCTGTCAGTCAGCCTAGTGGTGCTACAGGGAACCAGTTAGGGGGCCCTTCAGTCTCCCAAAACTGAGGAGAGATGGGGGATGCGGGGTTTGGGTTCCTGAAAAAGAGAGACAAGTGAGTGAGATGAGTGGGTTTTGTGTCCTGGAATAaaaccagacatcctccttttccaggatgagtcctacatttcagccttgtgtccaagaggaatttcaaaacgtcctGTTTTGAGCAGGACTATGAAGCCTGCGTTTGCTTTTATAGGAGTGCTTTGAACTTTGATTTGGTAATATCCCCCATTCTTTCTTGAATGCCTTACATTTCAGGCTCCTTGGTCAGAGAGTCCTTCTCTGGTGCTTctggccaaactacaaatcccaggactccacaggaggCAATCAGGGCCATTGCAGGGGAGCCAGAGGACTATAAATTGGTCTAGATGTGCCTATGGGGCTCTCATGGTATAGGAAGGGAGGGCTGCAGAAAGCAATTGGGACAAGTTAGGGAGGCCTTCAGTCTCCTGAAACTGAGACAAACCTGAAGAGAGACgttggggagaggaaggaggattAGTGTTCctgagagagacaaagagagagattAGCAGCTAGAGTGAGTGGAGTTTGTGTCCTGGAATAAGAGAGTTGGGACCAAgtatgtcctcctttcccaggacaacatcctccatttcaaccttctgtctaggaggacaatgtcctccatttggagcatcactaagatacatgaatttacatttctgtgaatGTTCTTAGCTTCTAAGTGATCGTGTCGTCCATTtgtcttgaatgccctacattttgcaatgcctggTTCTCCTTTGTGagcaggacatctggtcaccctgcttccgAGGGCCCTCTCTAGCCACAGGCTGAGAAatagtagttttcaaagaaggagCCCTGTTaatctctggaagccaaaaaaggaggaaagggcagGGGAGTAGCAACATTTTGCAGACTGAGGTTACAGGGATATAaacctgcttcttcagatgcagcacTGCATCCAAATAAGTGGAGTTGTacccacgaaagctcatgctaaagtaAAAACCAGGCCTGgctacatcccccccccctttccacctttgtcttttctttttaggCTGAAATGGTGTAATTGAGGGGAAGAGATTGTACAAGATCTGGTTGCATTgctcaccatcaccaccacctttttCACATGTctttaaagcataaaatatatgcaAGTATCAGTGTGAGATTAAGTCGTTTATTCTGGTTGCATTTGTTACCGCTTAGGTTGTGTTTGCTATAATGTACAGTTGGGAAATGcttgctcttctctttctttgctttaGGATGACCCTGCCATGACTCGCTGGACTTATGCCCGAACACACAATATCTATCCCAATTTCCGTCCCACACCCAAAACTTCCCTGATGGGTGCTCTTTTTGGTTTAGGACCCATTTTTTTCTGGTGGTATGTCATCAAAAAGGAAAGGGTAAGACTAAGTACTGTATAACTATACAATTTTAagtaattatttgttgttgttgttaactgccatccagTTGACTTCTACTTATGGCGACCGCCAGAATGAAAGCCTTGGGTCCAAAAAGCACTGCAGCAATAACcaagtttgagatcactttaactgccctggctcagtgctagagaattctgggaagtgtagttttgtgagacatttagccttctctttcagagagttctggcaccacaagaaactataatccctaggattccctagcactgagccaggtcagttaaactgttctcaaactggcttatttctgcactgtgttttggaccttagtctcccTGTCATCTGcaatcctgctcaggtcttacagactcagggccagaagaagaagaagaagaagaagtagtagtagtagtagaagaagaagaagaacaagaagatccaggcaaggtacaaatgtttggttattacctttaaagccctacatatcTTAGGTCTAGTTTACCTGctggattgccttctcccatataatctactAAGTAtgttcaggtcctctgggagacatttactccagtcagccagttGGCAACTGTCAGTCAGGGGACATTTTCTTCTGCCGTCCCCAGACTGGAATGAGCTGCTGGAAGacatttgacagctgaatatgctctccaaatttaaaacagtattaaagacagTATTAAAGTCTCTTCCAATGGGTTTATACAGATAATCTTAAATTGTGAATTAAGATATTATATTTTAAGTGTAGAGTGTTTTAACTGttacatgttttaattaatgtattttattgatattgTTAACCGTTGATTTGTTGTTgatccctgcctcaatccatggggagaggtgggtaagaaatcagcatcatcatctttacacttcaggatcttatctacgTCCTTtgtagttgcccttccaagttctagtctccagatttcttgactgcagtctccattctgattaatgactgaaccaaggtgtGGAAGATCTTGAACTATTTtcatgtcttcattgtctactttaaagccATATACGTCATCAGtggttattttttcccctcactcTGCTGCAGCacaacctgcctttgcactttcttccttgaccttctcgAATAATGGTTCCAAGTTTTTCCTATTTTCAGTTAATGGTATCGTGTTATTTGCATAACTTACTGTAAATTGTTAATAAATAACTTTAAAGCaggtgatgaagacattgaaagaggattatccatgccattgtatttcccatttctatgtatgattgtgaaagctgaattctccccagaagccaagatgactaaactggactgtcatactttggccatatcatgagaaggcacaactcactagaaaagacaataatgcttggtaagtcagaaggcaggaggaaaagaggaagaccacattccagatgaatgaactcaatcaaggaagccacagtcttcAGTCTTAAAGACCCGGATAGGGCAATCGATGATAGGGTGActaggaggtctctcattcatgggattgccataagtagaAGTTGACTTGACCACAGTTAACAACAGGTTATTGTAAATTGCCCTTgtatttggttttggttttttttttaaattgcaggatggtataaattattttaaacctgTTCTGtgagcttcttccaaaataacaATTGCAGTCTTATCTTGGTTATAACTGACATGAACTATTGTAATTGCAGCATTCATTATtttttcagattaatttttaatgcttttgttccTCTGCAGGATTATAAAGAGAAGCTCATACAGGAAGGCAAGTATGAGCGACCATTTCGTATTGCCTATTAAGCCCCAACAACTGTGTGGCGAAAATGCTGCTGCTCTGCT from Sceloporus undulatus isolate JIND9_A2432 ecotype Alabama chromosome 2, SceUnd_v1.1, whole genome shotgun sequence includes the following:
- the NDUFB4 gene encoding NADH dehydrogenase [ubiquinone] 1 beta subcomplex subunit 4 produces the protein MASSSGHEYRPAPLASLPPQLDPAQYDVSPEQRRAEAERLALRARLKRHYLLQLNDPRRTQLIDDPAMTRWTYARTHNIYPNFRPTPKTSLMGALFGLGPIFFWWYVIKKERDYKEKLIQEGKYERPFRIAY